Proteins from one Triticum aestivum cultivar Chinese Spring chromosome 7A, IWGSC CS RefSeq v2.1, whole genome shotgun sequence genomic window:
- the LOC123147814 gene encoding pheophytinase, chloroplastic, whose protein sequence is MEVVSSSHSCLAFHQTPTSARRSLGTGLGPRHTKLARPRKSSVLCVGRASNPGDSGKLNVSRSFGVSDVDAALQGISKKVGQIEKVAIPGLPEGPDSSQISTGLWEWKPKLTVYYEKSGTKNSKAPAVLFLPGFGVGTFHFEKQLMDLGRDYKVWTMDFLGQGMSLPCEDPAPKAMAGEEDEESYWGFGQDSQPWADELVYSVDLWRDQVQHFIEEVIGEPVYIVGNSLGGFVALYLAASSPHLVKGVTLLNATPFWGFLPNPARSPRLSKIFPWAGTFPLPSVVRKLTETVWQKISDPRSIQKILRQVYADHSTNVDKVFSRIIETTEHPAAAASFASIMFAPMGQISFQEALSRCQKQDIPISLMYGKEDPWVTPYWGIRVKQQVPEAPYYEISPAGHCPHDEVPEVINYLLRGWLKNVESEGSVDLPFLEDSSFEEHGVSRELEFVRTGSKKSVSVRLFGSQISLWNQLSSFLKRHASSIRVVSR, encoded by the exons ATGGAAGTGGTTTCTTCCAGTCACTCTTGCTTGGCATTTCATCAAACCCCTACCAGTGCGCGGAGGTCTCTGGGCACTGGTCTTGGTCCGCGGCATACCAAGCTTGCTCGGCCAAGAAAAAGCTCAGTTCTCTGTGTTGGGAGAGCTTCAAATCCTGGTGATTCAGGAAAGCTTAATGTCAGCCGCAGCTTCGGTGTAAGCGATGTCGATGCTGCCCTCCAGGGCATCTCCAAGAAGGTAGGCCAGATCGAGAAAGTGGCGATTCCTGGCCTGCCAGAAGGGCCAGACAGTTCTCAAATCAGCACTGGTTTGTGGGAGTGGAAGCCGAAGCTGACGGTATACTACGAGAAGTCTGGCACCAAGAATAGCAAGGCGCCAGCAGTGCTTTTTCTACCAGGTTTTGGGGTGGGCACGTTCCATTTTGAGAAGCAATTGATGGATCTTGGCCGTGATTACAAGGTGTGGACGATGGATTTTCTGGGACAGGGAATGTCATTGCCGTGTGAAGACCCTGCTCCTAAGGCCATGGCAGGGGAGGAGGATGAGGAATCATATTGGGGTTTTGGACAAGATTCGCAACCATGGGCAGATGAATTGGTGTACTCTGTAGACTTGTGGCGTGACCAGGTCCAGCATTTCATTGAAGAG GTTATCGGTGAACCAGTTTATATTGTGGGAAACTCTCTTGGAGGTTTTGTTGCTCTATATCTTGCTGCATCCAGTCCACACCTTGTAAAGGGGGTCACGTTGCTTAATGCAACGCCATTTTGGGGTTTCCTTCCTAATCCTGCAAGATCTCCTCGTTTGTCAAAGATTTTTCCATGGGCTGGGACATTTCCTCTTCCATCAGTTGTGAGGAAACTTACTGAAACAGT GTGGCAGAAGATAAGCGACCCAAGAAGTATACAGAAGATACTCAGGCAAGTATATGCTGATCACTCAACAAATGTTGACAAGGTGTTCTCACGTATTATAGAGACAACAGAACACCCAGCAGCTGCTGCATCATTTGCCTCCATTATGTTTGCTCCAATGGGCCAGATATCCTTTCAGGAGGCACTATCTAG GTGCCAAAAGCAGGACATTCCCATTTCCCTTATGTATGGGAAAGAAGATCCTTGGGTTACACCTTATTGGGGTATCAGAGTCAAGCAGCAGGTGCCAGAAGCACCCTATTATGAAATCAGCCCTGCCGGTCACTGTCCTCACGACGAGGTTCCTGAG GTTATAAACTATTTGCTCCGAGGATGGCTTAAGAATGTGGAGTCTGAGGGTTCAGTTGACCTCCCATTTCTTGAAGATTCCAGCTTTGAAGAACATGGTGTATCGAGGGAGCTGGAGTTTGTTAGGACAGGGTCCAAGAAATCAGTTAGTGTGCGGCTCTTCGGTTCCCAAATTTCCCTGTGGAACCAACTGAGCTCATTCTTGAAGCGGCATGCCTCCAGCATACGGGTAGTATCCAGATGA